The Balaenoptera acutorostrata chromosome 13, mBalAcu1.1, whole genome shotgun sequence region AATAGAGTTACTGAATAGAGTTATCCCAAGAATTCAGTGAAAGGATACATCCTGCAGTAGACAGAATTCTAAAGATAACATGCCTTCAAGAGTCCCATCTCCTGCTTATTCAATCAAGCACAAATCTGGGACTGCTGTGAAAGgattttacagatgtaattaaaattctaaatccGTTAATCTTAAAATAtggagattatccaggtgggcctgacCCATCAGTTGAGCCCTTTGAAAGCAGAAAGTTTTCTCTAGCTGGTAAATGGTACCATACAGTATGAAACCTTTAAGAATGGACATGTTTCTAttcagcataattcccttgagATCCACCCCAGTCGTTGCATGTTtccataattcatttatttattttgctgagtGTATCACAGTTTGCTTAATCATGCATCCACGGAAGGACACGTGTTTTTTCCAGTGTGGGGCTATTTTGGATAGAGATGCTATGACAAAAGCTTGACCTACAAGCTTTTGTCTGAAtgtagattttcatttttctggggaAGATGCCCGAGAGGGGAATTGTTGGGTTGTATGTTAAGGGCATATctaattttaaaggaaactgccaaactgttttccagagaggctgccccatttttcattcccaccagcagtgtgttaAGTCATCCAGTTACACCTCTACATCCTTACCAGTGCTTCAGAAGGTTATCTGCAGTGTGGTACCAGTTATGATGatataggaaagagaaagcagattagtggttgccatgAGTCAGAGATGGTATAGAGGTATAAGGCAGTACACAGGACACCCCTGTGGTGACGGACCAGTTCTGTATCTCGGttatggtgatggttacatgaaTCTGCATGTGATAAAAATCACATAGAActacatataaacacatacaaatGGGTATTCATTAACCTGTCAAAATCTGAATAAGCTCTGTGGTTGGTACCAATGTCAATTTGCTGGTCTGGGTATTGTACCACAGGTATGCAAGATGTTAAATCTGGGAGGCTGCGTAAAGAGTGTACAGGACCTCCctgtatgattttttaaactttcaatgAATTTGAAATGACCTcgaaatttaaagtttttttttttaacacaacagAATGCAATTGTTTTATTAATATGGTATTTCTAAaacttcatttattcactcaccaCTTTTATGAGACTGCAACTTTTGAGTACCACCTAGAATATACTTACTActgttcttttttcagttttatctatttatttaagaGAAACTCCACATCACTATCAAAAATAGCCAACTagtaaaaattaatgcaaagaaaataaaatattgttattaaatTCTGAGTAGATACAGTTGTTTGTCTGAATTTGTCTTTATGAGCTGGGAGAGACTAGGTATCAGAGAGCCCTTAAAGATTGCCTGGCACCAAACAGAGACGTTCCCTGTGATAGAATCAGGAGGATTGaaaactaaaatggaaataaccttTCTGTATGTCAGTCAGTGTTTTTAGTGCCACCTAAAATCATCCCACTTAACAGCAAGGATACTTACCCCTCACTTTGGGAAAcccaaattgtgaaatttttttcctgtaactaaTAATCTAAACTCaaattaattttcccattttagagagtgttgagaaaaaaaaataatctcatttcTTTTACCAGTCAAGTCTGAATTAAACTCAGTCTAAGCAATCTCCCCCCAGTGTGATAATTTACTTTATGTACATCACTAATAGAAGATGGTAGACCCTGTGAAAGCTAGTTTTACTTTTCTAATCTTGAGGGTTAACCTTTCAGGGAGGTGGAATGACATATTGTTAAGAAAGCGGGTTTCAGAAGTGACGTGGCGCTCGTCCCAATCTGCTAATAAcgagctctctgggcctcatattaactgctctgagccttggtttcttcatgtaGAAACGGGAGCGTGCTTCGGGGCTGTTGTGAAGAGGAATGAAGTCCGTtataaaaagggagagaaagggacttcgctggtggtccagtggttagggctccgcgctttcactgccgagggcccgggttcggtccctggttggggaactgagatcccacaggctgtgcggggcagccaaaaaaatttttttttaatttttagacaaAGGGAGAGGACACCAGTAGAGGGACAGCGGCCAGGCTTGGACTCTGCGTCGAGGTGACTGGCTGTGCGGCTGGGACCCAGTGGCCCCTTCTCTCTGTGCCTGGGTTTCCTCCCTGGCGAGATCAGCTCCTAGAACACCCTGTTCCTCGGGGCCTGTGCAGATGACAGGGGTCACTTGTGTGTGGCTGGCAGGTGGCACGTGGCCCACTGACGTCAGCTCTTTCCAGGAGCACGCAGGGCAGGACCCGGCACATGCGGGGTCTAACCCAGCGCGTATAAgtctctgcccctctctcccaTGACCCAAGACCCACCCACCGAGGGCCACAGACCAGTCAGCCGCCATCAAACCAGGTCCTTTCGTAAAGGACACGGGACAGGTGCATCTCGAGGAGAAGGTTCTAGAATGGCCGAGCCAGAGAGGGTTTCTCAGGGCGGGTGTGGGCAGGCGAGTAGGGGGAcagcaggaagggagggaagccAGGACGCAGGTACCAGATGTGGTTCAGTAGTTTCAACAGCTCTGCGGGTCGGCGGCCACTCAGATCAGGGCGGATGGGAGGTAGGAGGCTTTACCCTGATCACCTTCAGGGCCCGGAGCTCAGAGGAAGCCGCTTCTATAGAGGTGGAAGGGCCTGATCCAGGCAAGGGGCTGGATGTGGGCACCGTCCCCAGGTGATGGTTCACGAGGGCCGACCTCAGGTGTCGTCACACCTGGCCGACATCTCCTCACGCACACCTGCAGGGCGGTAAGGGGGGTCCTTCTCATCTCCGCTCCCAAGGTGAGGTGCCCATGTGGGGGTGACGGATGGCGCAAGGCCAGTAAGCGGAGGTGGATGCAGGCTCCACACGGCTCCTCCGACCCCAGACCTCCCGTTCGCTCCTCCAGCCCGAGTTCATCCCCGCACGGGGGATCGTGATGAAGGTGCAGACTTCCAGAGCACAGGACAGAGATGCAGCCTCTGCCCGTGTGGGGCTGGTCCCGCCTGGTGCTGGGCGGGCGCGGCGGGGGCCGAGCTGGGCTTCCGTGCTCCGAGCACGTGGCAGTACACGTGGCGCTCGGTGACCACCGGACAGCGTCCGGGGAATGAACGCAGGAGCAGACGGGGGGTGACCCGATGGTGAGCAGGTCTGGCGGGAAGAAGATGCGGCTCGCGCCGAGCAGGGCGGTCTCAGGGCATCAGGACAAAGGGGTGCGCGGGGCCGCTCTCCACAGCGATGACGTTTGCTCTGCCGTGTGTGTGTCCCAGGCCCACCAGAGACAGCGAAGACGAGGAGGACGAGGAGAAGAAGGGGAGGGGTTGCTCGCTGCAGTACCAGCACGCCCTCGTGCGCGTCCTCACCCAGTTCGTGGCCGAGTCACCCAACTCGGGTCAGCTGAGCTACATGCTGGGCCCCGACTGGCAGTTTGACATCACTGACCTTGTGATGGATTTCATGAAGGTGGAAGAGCCGAGGATTGCTCAGTTACAGGATGGCAGGACCCTGGTGGGCCGGGAGCCGGGCATCACCACCGTGCAGGTACAGCCGCCCCCCCTCGCCGCCTCCCACAACCCCGGTCTGTATTGATGAGGGTCCAGGTCGATGCTGTCGTGCGGGGCTGTGTGCACACGTGTCCGAGAATCACGGGCAGTAACAGAGGGTTCGGCAGTTCTAACAATCCAAATTCAAATTATATCGTGCATTTTAGAGAGAGttgagaaaaaaatctcatttctttgACCAAAGCTGACTTAAACACACAGTCTAAGTAATCTTTCCCCCAATATGATAGTTTACTTTTCATGTGTCACTGATAGAAGACGGTAGAACCTGTGAAAGCTAGCTTTATTTTCCTAAACTTGAGGATCAAACATTTAGCTATGCCTTACCTTAACAgtggacaaaaaattaaaaaataaaacgtaTTGctctaaaattaataaaaaacactCTCCATTTTATTATAGTAATAGTAAAACTATTTTCTAGCCAACGTTGACAGGATAATTCTGCAGAAAGAGGGcagcatatttttttaataacaaatcaAAATGTTACTGCTCAGAGCTAATTAAGTCAGATTTTAGGTTTTGCCAaagttaatttttgacaaagctgTACTcagcattatatttttattactcttcTATTTCTATGTCACAAATCACCGCCAATCTCCCAACTTAAAGCACCACTAATTTATCAACTCAGAGTTCTGAAGCTTGGGAGTCCAGGTGAGCCTGGAGTACCAAGCCAGGGGTACCACAAGGCTGCGGTCAAGGTGTGGGCCAGGCTGGGCTTACGTGCGGGCTTCGCAGAAGGGTTTGCTCCCCAGCTCAGGTTGCTGGCGGAATGCAGTTCCTCGTAGTGGGGGGTTGGGAACTCTGTGTCCTTGTGGACTGTCAGCCAGGGGTCATTCTCTGCTCCTAGAGGTCACCTGCATTCCTTCTCATGGGGCCTCTCCATCACCAGAGTCTCACTCTTTGAATCTCTCTGACTTTTCCTCCTCCCGCCAGCCCGGGAAAGTACCTTGCTCGTGTGACTACATGGGACCTACCGGGCTGACCAGCCTAATCTCTCTCTTCCAAGGCCAACTGTACCATATCCTATAACATAGTCGGGAGGGTGATTTctcatcatattcacaggtttgaGAGATTAAGCAGGACCTCTTTGGCGGGACAGGTCTAGAAATTCTGCCCACTAGATATTCCTCTCCATTTGTTAGTCACCCCCACTTGCAAGCTAGATGGTGCATTAGGAGTGGTTTCTTAGAAGGAGAATAAGATTCTCTTTCCCACTTTGCTTACCTGGTTTATCCAGTGATGACCGCAGCAGCCCACGCAATGGTGATTAATGGCCCGTAGTGGACGTCTAACTGCCCACTGAAAGGAATAGGAGCAGGGAGAGATGGCCGAGCACCAATCCTTTAAAGTTTTACCACAATTCTGCCATTTTCACACCTAAATATTAGTTGTTGGAAAGATGTTACTCTTTGGTGCTTGGTACCCAGGTGGGCAATTTTTAGTTATTGCCTCTAAATTaaatcctgctttttttttttttttgaaaatccaGTGCTGTTATCATGATGTGAATCAAAGTAAAGAAAATGGACCAAGATGATATTTGTAAAACTCCTTCACTTGGAGAGCATAATTGAACAGGGGCataacactcacacacacaatttcCATACGTGCACTCATGTCGGGAAAACTGGGAGAACACAGTGGTGGAAACACCAGTTAAGGAGTTTTGAATGGTGTGAGGGGCAGAGACTGAGGTGTCTCGCTAACCCTGCAGGTCCTGTCGCCTCTCTCTGACTCCATCCTGGCTGAGAAGACGGTGACCGTCCTGGATGACCGTGTCACCATCGTGGACCTGGGCGTGCAGTTGGTGGCTGGCTTGTCTCTTTCCCTGCAGCCTCACAGGTCGGACAAAAGAGCCATCATTTCAACAGCAGCTGCCCAGGATGTTCTTCAAGCCCCACAGCAAGTAAGATTGCAGAATCCTTTCGTCCCTGGCCCGTTGAGACAGCTTCTCTCTCTGTCACATCCTGCAAAGGAGATCCGTAGAGAGAGCACTTGTAGCTGGGACTGGTGATTCTTGAAGCTTCTTCCTGTTTATCCAGTCTGTCCTGTCTCTGAGAAAAGTACTCAGTGGCTTAGATACATTTTCCTCGTATGTGATTCTAATCCACCAACCACATGCCCAGATGCTACTTGCTCTACAGCAGCCTTATCTGTTTTAGGCACAGTCCGCTGCTAGACCGTGACCAAAGGCTCACATGTTTTCCCTTTTGCCAAAGCAGGTGCCTTTCGATACAGtaagtaagtcccctacatatgaacgagttccgttccgagagtgcGTTCGTAAgcccaacaaagttagcctaggtacccagctaacacaatcGGCCATATAGTACTGTACCACAATAGGCTTATAATACTttccacacaaataatacataaaaaacaaacacaaaaaataagacatttttaatcttatagtacaggaccttgaaaagtacagtagtacgaGTACAACAGctgcatccaggggctggcatcgagtgaagaggcaagaagaattactgactggaggagggtgaggaggtgggagatggtagagtactactgtactctatacagtcctgtacagtaaagtacacaaaagcacaaccacttgtagaggatgcaggcacgtgacaatgtacgccggACACGTGAACTAgtttacgtgattggacatgcgaacacacgttcacatctttgaaagttcacaacttgaagtttcgtatgtaggggactcacTGTACTCGGAAATTCCATTTCAGCTACTTGAACAAGCATGGCTAATAGGCACCCAATCACCACTGGTGACAATTATTGCCAACTCTCAAACTCTCCCCCATCTTTAAACTTTGACGTGTCATTGATAAAGATACCAGGGCACTGTGCCTTTCAAGCCAGCTGGTCTCGTAATGCATCCTTCCTTAAGTGCTTCCAGCAAAACATGCTTCGTCAGCATTGGCTTCCTAATAAAGATTGTTCAAAGTGATATTCTCTTGAGCAGGCGCCTGGTTAGTTGCACCTGAATATGATTCAGATAAATTGCCTGacctttcaaaatgtttttagaaaGGTCAAAGTCAAATTCTGTTGTCTGGCATGCAATAAATTAATATACACTTTAATGCACTTGTTAAAGCATATTGTTTGTTTCTCACATCAACTATAGCTATAGCTTAGGGCTGATGCCAGTTCCAGGCATTGTCGAGAGCTATTCACGATGATAAaacatagaaattaatttttctcagatTGTATGTTTAAATAATATGACATAGGAAATCACGTTTACATTTGCAGGCTTGAAGGAACCGGATGATAACATAatgctttgctttcatttttcttaggaAGCAATAGTCAGTTCTTGGATTCTGTTCAGTGACGGTTCGGTGACACCTTTAGACATTTACGATCCCAAGGATTTTTCAGTTACTGTCTCATCATTGGATGAAATGGTGGTGTCTGTCCAGGCAAACCTTCAGTCCAAATGGCCGGTTGTAGTTgcagagggggaagggcaagggcCCTTGATTAAACTGGAAATGATGATCAGTGAGCCCTGTCAGAAGACCAAGAGGAAGAGCATTCTTGCCGTGGGTAAAGGGAACATCAAGGTCAAATTTGAACCAAATATTGATGAGCACCAAGGGGGCACCAACGATATTGAGGGCATAAATCGGGAATATAAAGACCACCTCAGTAACACCATAGAGCGTGAAGGAAACCAGGAGAGAGCAGTGCAGGAGTGGTTCCAACATGGCGCCTCTGTCGGCCACGAGGAAAGTACCAACAAAAGCACAACCCCACAGTCTCCCGTGGGAGGAAAGGATAAGAAGTTGCTCAAGAGTGGTGGTCCAGATGCCTTTACAAGCTTCCCCACTCATGGGAAGTTACCGGAACCCCATAATCCTAGTGACCTTACGGTGACCTCCAGGGGGTTGACCGACTTGGAGATCGGCATGTACGCCCTGCTCTGCGTCTTCTGCCTGGCCATCTTGGTCTTCTTAATTAACTGTGTGGCATTCGCTTGGAAATACAGACACAAAAGATTCGCCGTGAGTGAGCAAGGCAACATCCCCCATTCCCACGACTGGGTCTGGCTGGGGAACGACGTGGAGCTTTTGGAGAACCCGGTGGACGTGACCCTCCCGTCGGAGGAGTGCACGACCATGATCGACAGGGGGCTGCAGCCCGAGGAGAGGAACTTCCTTCTGAACGGCGGTTCCCAGAAGACTTTCCCTAGTCAGCTGCTCAGACCTTCTGACTATGTCTATGAGAAAGACGTGAAAAACGAACCTCTGGGTTCGTCCGGCCCCAAGAGGAAGAGGGTCAAGTTTACGTCCTACACCACCATCCTCCCGGAGGACGGCGGCCCGTACACCAACTCCATCCTGTTTGACAGTGATGACAGCATCCAGTGGGTCTGCCCAGATATGGGGCTGGGGGCGTCCCAGGGCTTTAGAGACTACGTGGAGAGGCTGCAGGACCAGATGTAAACTCCTTTCTCATGTTTGTATTCACCTTTATGCCTTCTGCTTTTTGAGTGGTGGAGCCGTGCGTCTGATCAGCAATAGGGGATGAGTTAACAAA contains the following coding sequences:
- the TMEM132B gene encoding transmembrane protein 132B isoform X2; translation: MVNASYGPFSVEKTVPRELMLTSAPFGNMGQFPFNWKLKAHILGSSIYSNRPKVQTLFYITGMGWADGDPVEQLPCVKMFAFPEAREVAASCRLQGTPGLCVAELEVLPEWFSSGLDLEPEEEIPALLGGTAMELFFTLYPADPAGQCPLEEDSKWENNIHSGQDGPPPAPPARERIGSVVVYPTQDDLKWSLLSLDENVVISVPLNLVREGDTATFLVSLASGSVADRFTLRIKAAAGVKITAVRVSSEDQWAVQEEIDNDSVQTAATLTCVGHHPDTQSRTNGSFYEILQVDFGIDNSSGLAGAQQITWQVEYPVEDATRELVVAEIFVSQTSFVGIVPLAMDTEVLNTAILTGKAVSVPVKVVAVQEDGSVVDVSEAVECRSADEDVVKVSNGCDSIFANGKEMKSKVDTIVNFTHQHFTSQLEITVWAPRLPLQVEISDTELSQIKGWRIPVASNRRPTRDSEDEEDEEKKGRGCSLQYQHALVRVLTQFVAESPNSGQLSYMLGPDWQFDITDLVMDFMKVEEPRIAQLQDGRTLVGREPGITTVQVLSPLSDSILAEKTVTVLDDRVTIVDLGVQLVAGLSLSLQPHRSDKRAIISTAAAQDVLQAPQQEAIVSSWILFSDGSVTPLDIYDPKDFSVTVSSLDEMVVSVQANLQSKWPVVVAEGEGQGPLIKLEMMISEPCQKTKRKSILAVGKGNIKVKFEPNIDEHQGGTNDIEGINREYKDHLSNTIEREGNQERAVQEWFQHGASVGHEESTNKSTTPQSPVGGKDKKLLKSGGPDAFTSFPTHGKLPEPHNPSDLTVTSRGLTDLEIGMYALLCVFCLAILVFLINCVAFAWKYRHKRFAVSEQGNIPHSHDWVWLGNDVELLENPVDVTLPSEECTTMIDRGLQPEERNFLLNGGSQKTFPSQLLRPSDYVYEKDVKNEPLGSSGPKRKRVKFTSYTTILPEDGGPYTNSILFDSDDSIQWVCPDMGLGASQGFRDYVERLQDQM